The DNA sequence TGCACGAGCTGGCCGTCGAGGACGCCGTGCACGCGCACCAGCGGCCCAAGCTCGAGCGCTACGACAACATGCTGTTCATGGTGCTCAAGACGGTCCGGTACATCCAGAACTCGTCGCCCGACACCGCCAACGAGATCGTCGAGAGCGGCGAGATCATGGTCTTCCTGGGCCGCGACTTCGTGGTGACGGTCCGGCACGGCAACCACTCGGGGCTGGCGGCGGTGCGGCGGCAGCTCGAGGCCGAGCCGGAGCGGTTGAGCTCCGGGCCCGCCGCGGTGCTGTACTCGATCGCCGACCACGTGGTCGACAACTACCTCGACGTGACCGACCACATCGAGGACGACATCGACCAGATGGAGGCGCTGGTCTTCCAGCCGCGCAGCCGGGTCAGCGCCGACCAGATCTACCTGATGAAGCGCGAGGTGCTGGAGCTGCGCCGGGCGGTGATGCCGCTGGCCGTGCCGCTGCGGCGGTTGGCGGAGGGCTACACGCCGCTGGTCCCCGAGCAGGTGCGCTCCTACTTCCGCGACGTGGACGACCACCTCACCGAGGTGTCGGAGCGCGTGATGAACTTCGACGAGCTGCTGACCACGCTGGTCAACGCCGTGCTGGCGAAGATCACGCTCCAGCAGAACTCGGACATGCGCAAGCTCGCCGCGTGGGTGGCGATCATCTCCGTGCCGACCATGGTGGTCGGCGTGTACGGCATGAACTTCGACTTCATGCCGGAGCTGCACTGGCGCTACGGCTACCCCATGGTGATCGCCGTGATCCTCGTGGTCTGCCTGACGCTGTACCGAATATTCCGCCGGAACGAGTGGCTCTGAGTTCGTCCACCTGCCCTTCCTCCGGCGACGGGATGTTCCGACATGACCAGGATGTTCACCAACCCGCGGTTCTGGGTGCTCACGTTCCTGATCGGCTGGCTCACCACGGTGACCCTGCTGATCGCGAACGGCGCCTGACCCGCTGCCCGGGCTCAGTTCCAGGGTGCGGTGTCCCACGTGAACGGGATGCCGTGCCCCGCACCCGTGCCCAGGCGCAGCGAGACGCCGGCCGGCCACAGCTTCAGCAGCAGCCGGAACTCGTACGCGGCCCCCGTGTGGGTGCGCCTCGGCTCGTAGACCAGCAGCGCCAGCGGCGCCATCGGGGTGGCCCGGGAGGCGGCGTCGGCGAGGATCGCGCGGCCCATGGCGCGGTCGGCCGGTGACGCGTACTGCCAGACGACCGAGTGCCAGACGACGGTCAGCACGTCGCGCTCCGGCCGGGCGAGCTGCTCGGCCAGCCACTCCGGGCCGGTCGCCGGCCGCACCGGGACGGGGTCGAGCCTGGCCAGCTCCACGGCGGCCCGCAGGCGGTCGAAGCGGTCGACCTGGTCGGCCCACACGAACGACGACAGGTGCAGCCGCCCGTCCTCTGTGGACACGTCGACCGGGTTGGGGTCGCAGCCCGCGCGCCGCACCAGGCGCAGGTTGTGGCGCAGGTCGACCGGTGGCCGGCCGGTCCAGCGCGGGTCGAGGGCGAACGGGCTGCCCGGGTCGCCGAACACCTCGCCGTCCACCCGGTAGGCGATGCGGTGCGGGCGCAGGTTCAGCCCGCCGGACGCGCCGACCTCCAGCAGCCGGATCGGGAACGCGGTCCGGCGGCCGGCCTCGGCGGCGGCCAGGTGGGTGGCGGTCTGGAGGCCGCCGAACAGGGGCGCGCTGCGGCCCGGCTCGTTGGTCTGCACGACGGTGGTCGTGACCAGGGCGCGCAGCTCCTCGGTGTGCTCGTGCAGCACGGTCAGCGCGTCGTCCCACAGGGTGTCCAGGTCGGGCCGACCGCCCGCGGTCGGGTAGTGCTTGGCCAGGGTCGGCGCGCGACCCTCCAGCACGAGCCGGTGCAGCGCGCCCGCGAACCGCAGGCCGGGCACGGTGCCGTGGCGGTCGCACTCGGCGCCCGCCATCACCCGCGCGGTGACGCCGCCGCGGGCCAGGTCGTCCGCCGCCGCCACCAGCAGGGTGCGGGTGAGCGGGCTGTGGACTTCGCAGGCGCGGGACGCGTCGAGGAACAGCTCGGCGAGCACCCTGTGACGTTAACCCGATTTCCCTTGTGCGGCAGGGGGACGACCGCGTTGTTCACCCTTTCACCGGCGAGGTGTCGCCGACGGCGGCAGCGCTTAGGCTCGTCGGGTGCCGAGGGTGCTCGCGGTGGCGGACGAGGTGGTCGAGTCGTGCTGGACCGACCGGGTGCGCCGGCACGGCGTCGACCTGGTCCTCGCCGCCGGTGACCTGCCGTTCGACTACCTGGAGTTCCTGGCGACCGCCCTGGACCGGCCGTGCGTGTTCGTGCCGGGCAACCACGACCCGGACCTGACCGGGTACACCTCCGTGCGGGGCCTGTGGACGAAGGCGGGCCTGCCGGCGCGCTGGCCGGGCCCGGTGGGCGGGGTGAACGCCGACGAGCGGGTGGTGGACGTCGCCGGGCTGCGGATCGCCGGGCTGGGCGGGTCCGTCCGCTACAGCGGCGGGCCGAACCAGTGGACCGAGCGGCAGCAGGCGCGGCGGCTGCGCCGGGTGCTGCGGGCGGCCCGGTGGCGGCGGTGGCGCGACGGGCGCGGCGTGGACGTGCTGCTGACCCACTCGCCGCCGCGGGGCTGCGGCGACGAGCCGGACCCGCCGCACCGCGGGTTCGAGTGCCTGCACGAGGCCGTGCGGCGGCTGCGGCCCCCGGTCATGCTGCACGGGCACATCCACCCGCACGGCTCGGTCAGGCCCGACCGGGTGCTGGGCCCGACGCGGGTGGTGAACGTGGTGGGTTACCGGGTGTTGGACCTCCCGGCGTCCTGAGGAGGAGTGTGCGGTGCCCCGTGACACGGGTTTCCCGCGGGCCGACGCGGAGAACGACTTCCTGCGCGCGCGCCGTCGCCAGGTGATGTCGCGGTTGGCGGCTCGGCTGCGCCGCGAGCCCGACGACGTGAACATCATGCTGCCGTTCCACGAGGTCGTGGAGGCGCTGGGGATGCTCAGCGAGCGGCGGCTCGGGCTGCGGACGGTCCGGTTGGACTCGATCGTCGGCAGCGTGGACCGGACCCGGGACTTCGACCGGCGGTTCCGGCCGACGTCGGCGCGGGTGCGGGAGCGGTGGCAGCGGCTGGCGCTGGCGCAGCGGCGGGGCGAGCCGGTGCCGCCGATCGAGGTGTACCGGGTCGGTGACCTGCACTTCGTCCAGGACGGGCACCACCGGGTGTCGGTCGCGCACGCGCTGGGGCTGGAGGTGATCGACGCGTACGTGACGGAGGTCGTGACGCGCATCCCGGCGCACGGCATCCGGCACCGCGGCGACCTGATCGTGAAGGACTACCGGCGGCTGTTCCTGGAACGGGTGCCGCTGGGCGGTGAGGCGCAGGCGGCCGTGGTGCTGTCGGACCCGTGGGACTACGCCGAGCTGGGCGAGCACGTGGAGGCGTGGGGTTTCCGGCTGATGCAGGACGAGGGCGTGTTCCTGGACCGCGTCACGGTCGCCCGGCGGTGGTACGCCGAGGAGTACCAGCCGGTGGTGGACCTGCTGCGGCAGGCGGACCTGGTCGGCGACCGCACCGAGACCGAGGCCTACACGTGGGTGGCGGCCGAGCGGTACCGGCTGATCCGCACGCACCGGTGGGACGCCGACGTGTTCTCGGCGCTGCGCGCGCGCCGCTAGCGCTGCCGCTCCAGCCGGGGCAGCGGCCGGGCCTGGTCCATCACCCGGTCGGTGTAGGTGTCGAGCAGGCGGGTCGCGACCTGCTGGCCGTACCCGAGGATCACGGCCCACAGCAGCAGTGCGGCCTGGGAGGCCACGCCGATGAGGCCGGTCGTGACGCCCGCGCCGAGGCCGAGGATGCCGACCACCGCGAGCGCCGCGCCGAGCAGCACCTTGATCAGCGCCTGGTAGCCGACCATCACGTACGGCGAGAGGCTGGGTCGGCGGCGCAGGAGCAGCACGACGGCCGAGAGGACCGCGCCGAACGCGCCGAACACCTGGGACAGCCACACGTCCGCGCCGGTCGCCGACTTGCCCGCCGGGCACACCGTCGGCAGCTTCTCCGCGCTCACGCACATCGGGATCAGGCCGGGCTTGATCAGGCCGATGACGCCGAGCGCGGTGTTGACCACGAACAGCACCACGGAGGTGGCGATCAGCTTGTTGCGCAGCGCCCGCGACCCGGCGTGCGCGAAGTCGGAGGCGTCGAACGCGGCCCGCAGCGCGTCGACCACGATCTCCCGCTCGATGGCGAGGGGGAACTCGCCGGGCCGCAGCTCCTCCAGCGCGACGCGGCGCGGGTCGTCCTCGTCCAGGTTCTCCGCGACCCTGGCCCGCAGCCCCGGCAGCCGGCCGAGGAACCCGTTGCCGGCGGCCACGACCGCGATCTCGGCCTCGTGCAGCGACCGCCACGCGCGCTCGATGTGCCAGCCCGACCACCACGACGCGACCGTCCGCCACCGCGACTCGACGCGCGTGATCATGTCCTCGACCGTGGCGGCCTCCTGCTCGGCCACCGCGCGCCACTGGTCGCTCTCCGGGTCGAGCGGGTCCGGCGGCCCGAGCGCGGCGAGGTCGGCGCGCACGCGGTCCAGCCGCGACTGCACCACCAGCCGCCAGTCCGTGACCCGGGGAGCGCGCGTGCCCACGTCCAGCATCGTCGCAGGAAGACCCACCGATCAGGCGATCACCCGAAGGTGTGATCACCGCGGTGGGGGCGGTTGAGGGGCGGGCAAACAGGTGAACCTGGTGGCAGAGCGGGGAAGCGCCGGCCCGAAAGGCGCTTCCCCTGCTCCTCCACCGGCTTCCGGCTGCGCGGTGACCGTCACGGTTCGGCCACCAGCGTGTCCGGGAACTCGACGACGACGGACACCACTTCGGCGAGCGTCGGCGGCAGCCGGTGGCCGTCACCACCCAGTCGTTGTTCGAACGCCCGGCACGCCTTCTCGCGCTGCTCCGCCGAACCGCCGATCAGTTCCCCGGTGGGCCGCCCTTCCCGGCGCGCCCGGTTCTGCGAGTCGAGGTGGGCCCGCCCGCCGGGACCCTCCCGGGTGGGGCGGCTCATCCGGATGTCACCACGTCGACCGCGGTCCTCATCGGCCCTGACGCCCCCGACCGACGCGCCGACTCCGGCAGCTGCCCCGGCCGGGCCGAAGGCCGCCCGAGGCAGCGGCGGAGGGCGACGACGAGACGCAGCAGACGATCGCGCCCGGTGCAGGCCCAGGCGCAACGCCGTGCCGGTGGTGCACGTGGGCGGGAGGTCGGGCAGTCGACGCGTGGACAACAGTGCCACAGGGGTGCACCTTGCCCGCGACGCTTCTGTCCACGTCCGGCTCAGGCCGTGCGGCCGGGTTCGACCAGCTCGCGCAGGCGCGGCGGCATGCGCTTCTCCAGGCCGAACGGTTCCAGGTGCGCTTGCAGGACGCCGTCGAACGCCCGCTTCACCGACGCGGTGTCCCAGGCGTCGCTCTCCAGGATCGGCTGCTTGAAGTACGGGTGGCCGACCAGGTGGAGCTGCCGGCCGTTGCACCGGACGATCTGGCCGGTGATGCCGTCGGCCGCGTCGCTGAG is a window from the Saccharothrix saharensis genome containing:
- a CDS encoding metallophosphoesterase family protein, translating into MPRVLAVADEVVESCWTDRVRRHGVDLVLAAGDLPFDYLEFLATALDRPCVFVPGNHDPDLTGYTSVRGLWTKAGLPARWPGPVGGVNADERVVDVAGLRIAGLGGSVRYSGGPNQWTERQQARRLRRVLRAARWRRWRDGRGVDVLLTHSPPRGCGDEPDPPHRGFECLHEAVRRLRPPVMLHGHIHPHGSVRPDRVLGPTRVVNVVGYRVLDLPAS
- the corA gene encoding magnesium/cobalt transporter CorA: MPSLPSLGGLRGRGQDPRPSVPIPVPLSAYVVDCGVYVDGARLPGRWSHVDAVEEVRRRGDGFVWIGLHEPDEEQIQGVADTFGLHELAVEDAVHAHQRPKLERYDNMLFMVLKTVRYIQNSSPDTANEIVESGEIMVFLGRDFVVTVRHGNHSGLAAVRRQLEAEPERLSSGPAAVLYSIADHVVDNYLDVTDHIEDDIDQMEALVFQPRSRVSADQIYLMKREVLELRRAVMPLAVPLRRLAEGYTPLVPEQVRSYFRDVDDHLTEVSERVMNFDELLTTLVNAVLAKITLQQNSDMRKLAAWVAIISVPTMVVGVYGMNFDFMPELHWRYGYPMVIAVILVVCLTLYRIFRRNEWL
- a CDS encoding DUF2332 domain-containing protein encodes the protein MLAELFLDASRACEVHSPLTRTLLVAAADDLARGGVTARVMAGAECDRHGTVPGLRFAGALHRLVLEGRAPTLAKHYPTAGGRPDLDTLWDDALTVLHEHTEELRALVTTTVVQTNEPGRSAPLFGGLQTATHLAAAEAGRRTAFPIRLLEVGASGGLNLRPHRIAYRVDGEVFGDPGSPFALDPRWTGRPPVDLRHNLRLVRRAGCDPNPVDVSTEDGRLHLSSFVWADQVDRFDRLRAAVELARLDPVPVRPATGPEWLAEQLARPERDVLTVVWHSVVWQYASPADRAMGRAILADAASRATPMAPLALLVYEPRRTHTGAAYEFRLLLKLWPAGVSLRLGTGAGHGIPFTWDTAPWN
- a CDS encoding chromosome partitioning protein ParB, whose translation is MPRDTGFPRADAENDFLRARRRQVMSRLAARLRREPDDVNIMLPFHEVVEALGMLSERRLGLRTVRLDSIVGSVDRTRDFDRRFRPTSARVRERWQRLALAQRRGEPVPPIEVYRVGDLHFVQDGHHRVSVAHALGLEVIDAYVTEVVTRIPAHGIRHRGDLIVKDYRRLFLERVPLGGEAQAAVVLSDPWDYAELGEHVEAWGFRLMQDEGVFLDRVTVARRWYAEEYQPVVDLLRQADLVGDRTETEAYTWVAAERYRLIRTHRWDADVFSALRARR